The Neodiprion lecontei isolate iyNeoLeco1 chromosome 2, iyNeoLeco1.1, whole genome shotgun sequence genome segment TTCGACACAGATCCGGAATCACGGCGACGACGAGCAGCGAGACTTCGCTTCACCGGCACCGGAGCGACcttgatgaaaaatcgaacaaTCTTCAGAACGAGGAGAATCTCAGGAGGTACGCGAACCCACTCAAGGACCAGGACTCCGTTGAGCCGCGCGTCTCCGTTGTAAGGCCCCTGTCGGGCGCCTCGCTCGGGGCCTTGGGCCCCACCGAGGAGAGTCTCGAGATGGTCTCGGAGGAGGGTCGACACCGATTGCCGCCCCTCTACAAACCCCCCAGCGCCGAGACGAGGAACAACACGGCGACCTTCAGCTACGAGGAAGGACTCCACAAGCCGTACACGAAACCGCGGCTTCAGGAACCCTCTTATCCTCTTCAGCAGCCCGGGACCAGCCAGGCGGGACCTCACCAGGTGCTGACGGTCCACGTTTAACGGTCCCTGAGGTCTGGTCCACCTCGGGTGGAGGTTTCGTAGGTACTTCTGAGATGTAACGCGGTTCTCGCGAGATGACGCCCGGCATCGTGCGTCTCTGTGGAACATAGTACGTTTGTCTTTTCGCTTAAccatcctcccccctccccacccccTTCCCCACACACCGTATTTCTTTTTGGGTGGAAAATTTCACTCGAGAGATTCGACATAAATTATGCAAGTTTAGTGTGCTCAGAGAACGCGAGAGTTTGTTTAATACGTCGGCAAGTGTCAACCTAGTCCGCGATCATTATCGGTGACAAATATTATGGGGAAATAAGCAACTAATTTCGGAGGTATAGGCTTAATAATGGTTATGGAGAGACAAGCTGTTTGACGCGTGGGTGTATTAAAGGTATAGTGCCGAAAGATACAGACTGCGGGGCTCGCGTCGTCGTGCTACGACtgtatatttaataatatttacgtATTTACAAATATTCTACGATCGGTGGAGAGATCCCGTTTCATCGAAGGTCCGTAAATTGCCAGTATATACGTtaccttcttctttttttcctaatcTTCTCCTCCGTTCAACGCTCACCGCCCacataattgaaatttcttttctacgCTGTTACGCATTCATACATTATGCATTTTACACACATACGAGAGTGAATCTTATATCCCTATGCGGTTCTTTTACCTCGGTTTATATGTGCATAGATGtgttgacgaaaatttttaaccctCCCCTCCGTCGTCCCATTTATTGCTGCAGTTAATTATTTCTCGATACAATTTTACGAACTTACAAATATGCAATAGTCCAGATCTTCGAACAGAACGAATTTATTTACAACGCCTTGTACGATAGAAAAATTGACTTACAAACtagaaaaacgtgaaaatgcATAAAATAATCAGTAAAGAAATAAGGGGATTTGGTTTGGCACGTAAATCGCTTCGATTCCTTCAGTTGGCaatattgaatttaataaCATTTACACACAGTATAATATTCGTAAAATTATCAGTAAATATTTCCTGGGAAAGTAACAGTAGTAATCATAAACATATGGCAATAGCAATAACACTTGTAATAACATTTACTATATAaagtaataatatatgtactattacaatattactaatattaatattattattattattatttgtaacgGTAATTCAATTATAGTGGTAACAGTTATACGTTgtagtaatgataataatgttaTCTATGACGATTGACGGTTGATAGTGATTAATATAACAGTAAATAGCAATAACAATTATAGTTATAACGTCTGATGAACGATTGTTATcgttgtacatatgtacatagcCCGTACTTATTAATTTCGCTAAGCCTGTATTCTCTATCTCCCCCTGTCTCCGTAATATAATATCTATCTCGACTAAATATCGTCTTTCCGAATAGttgaatgtttcttttttttttttgttttaattttatacagGAATATCTGACAGCTCCAGGTTGTGACACACGCCGAAATTACATACAAttatacacaaatatataaaacacgtatatacatacatatatctttataaatatatacataaatgattttaaaaaaaaagacatatatatataaatacttgTTACATAAATTTATCTAATAAACGCAGGCTTACGTTCCTTCAGAAGATATTGTGATACTCATAGGGAAAACAATCACTTGTTACGACTTTGCGATTACTTAAAATAGATCGTGATTTATATGGATATTATAATATAGTATGTATAAGGGTTTCACACGTCACGTATATACACTAGTATGCGATGTATCAAATACCTTAAGTGCAATTCAATTAGACAGTGAATCTCCCAGCGAGCGTCCCAGTGAATGCCCCAGTGAATCTCATGAAGACGCTACATATTAATATGTGGTAGAgaaggttttattttttttaatttcattaaaatgatacaatgattgtaatttttgataaaacttGATTAGTATACGTCCGTGCATATGCGTATAGTATAGATTTTAAACTTCAATATATACATccagtatgtatatattatacatacgataGTTGTTAAGAATAAGCTTATATACGcaagaacaaattttatattagaatttttttatttcataaagaaaactatattattattattattattattattattattattattattattattattattatacgaataGATAGATcgatattatattgtattattatttttattttattgtaaggatattattattttgcgATCAATGGCAATAATTCTTTCCGTATACCGAATGGTCACAGATACATGATCAAGAAATGTAATACCGGAATTATTCATGTCATCTATTAAACGAAAAATGCCCGTGcaacaaatatatattaataacgAAACAATTATATGAGTGGAGCTGAAAGATTTAATGCCTTTGGTCAAGATTAATAGATagacaaaagaaaaagccCAAGCGTCGATTAAAACATCGAGTGTGATTCGAATTCCGAGTTTTAAGTTTCGAACTTTGAGTGAATGAGTGCGTGTAAATAGGCTCCTTCTACCCCactataataaaaatgaagaaaaattttcaataaaaagtaCAATCGTGAAATACCCGTtagtttatttacaaaattacatTAATTCCCATCTCTCGCTATGCGTTGTATTTTTCTGGCTGTTAAttaagataatttttaatgataGATCTCACAGGGCGTAAGGAATTTTAAGGACTTTTGTACGCAGAAGCATGTAAGGTGGAGTACACTCTTGGTGTGTCAGCTTTGCAACCGTACAAGCTGCTGATTCAAGGGACTCTTTAAAATAACAATACAATAGACAAGTACCCGCCTGATACTTGACGAATACTTGACATGTGAGTCACTTGGAATAAACGTTAGGACAGATTTCCAACCAAATGTCAATCTCTCGGTCATCAATTAACGCAACCGTGAGCTTTATCAAGTAGTCGTGGAACCGAGCGTGCTTAAATCCGTCGGAGAATCGACTGAATTATAAAAAGTGCACTTACGCTGACAGAGAAAAATCAACGCTGTGACAAGTTATTGTTGATTTCTTTCCAGTATTTCGGATGGacacaaaagaaaatttggaagAAAGCATCGCGAGTAACTTCAGTCTGCACCTGTTCAATCCACATTGACAGTTCCAAGTTTTTTTGTCACAATTAACCtgtaaatttcaaaacttttattCAGTACCCAATGTGAAGAGATGCCATGGAAGAACCTCAGCAGGTACGCTGATGGATgagcattttcattttcgtcgATTCACGGTGAAAGAAATCTTGTAACCTTGGTTCACTCTTGGACGGTTTAATTATTCCCAGGCTACTACAAGCATATTAGAATACTAGAGTTTGACTCCGATACTATTTTCCGATACTAGATTTTGAAATAGTATTTGACACGAGAAATTTTCTGCACTAGCTAACAGCTAATATCCTATTCGGTACTAGAATAAACCAATAATTTTCTTcatggacgaaaatttttgaaattttcaacaggtTCCCGGTGCATTGGAAGACCTGATGCTGTATGATCAATGCGAATGGCAAGTATGgggagaggaagaagaagaagaagaagagcagGTAGAAGAGTACGAATTTGAATACGAAGATGAGGATGCAGAGGTGGCTAAGGATATCGAGGACACGTCCCCGCAGGATAGTGTTTCCGATTTTGGTACCGACCAAGTTGAGAAGAGGAAACAATCATTTCttaggaggaagagagagaagaaaatggACGCGTTTATGAAACTCTTGGCTGcacgttttttcaattcaactaTTATTCATAAGATGAACAAGTATGATAAGACTATAATATAACTTCTCCGAATGTTCAGGGTTCGAAGAAAAGTCAACAGACGAGCTCGGTCGAGACGATTATCACCCAGGAAGATGAAATTCAGAATGCGAGTTTACACTCCAATTCCTCCTCGAGATCATCCTCCAGTCTGATGAGCAGCGGCATAAGCGACTCTGATATCAAGCTACTGAGACTTTTCAACGTCTTTCCAATTCCCGATGATCCCGGTAACGTTCAAGCCTTTTGGATCCTCTATGATCCCGTTCCGACCTACACGAATGACGGTATTCAAAGGTTCGCCGACATGATGAAGTcattgaatctgagacccatCGCGTGTATGTATGATCTACTTAGGTCTGAGGTAGTGAATCTCCGATATTACGGACTGGATCCGAGAGCTGTAAAAGCCATCTGCCAGTCAGTGTACAATAACACATCCGTTCAATCTTTACACCTGAAGGTAACCCTCAAAACTATGTTGAGCTATTATATAATCTCTGCAATTTTCCATGTTTTATTAATGTTGTCATTTCTGTTAAATGTTTATATACGGCAAGTTCCGACTACATGCACATAATGGGAAAAAGTTGGCACGCTGTTTCAGGACAATTGGTTGACGCGAGAAGCTTGCGGTCACTTGAACAACCTGTTACTCGAAACTGAGATACTAAGTCACGTGAACTTGAGTGGCTGTAGAATTGGATGCGAAGGCATAAAGTGCATGTTACGGGGCCTAACGGAGAACTGGTCACTCTTGGAACTGGACTTAAGTAACTGCCAATTGAAAGATGAGGGTTTCAATTTGTTGGCACCAGTCATTGAGATCAACCAGCTTCTGCATACGCTGAATCTGTCGGACAACCAGCTGGGAACGGAATGCGCACATACATTGCAAGCAATGCTGGCTCACAATACTCATCTTTTGCACTTGGATCTCTCGTGGAATGGTCTCTTCACAAAGGAAGTGTCAAACGGACTCTTCAAAGGACTTGTCGAGAATCAGACGCTCCTTTCTCTTAATCTATCCTGGAATGCGCTCGGCAAAGAAGCCGTGGCATCTCTGGGTACCTTTTTGCAACAGAATCAGACTTTGGTGTCTTTGGATATGAGTGGTAAGACATGTACATTTCTtctcgaaaattataaatcaatatttagaaaatcagtcaaaaataattctcttGAAATTGTACTCGAGGCGCACAGCTTTTTACAAGTAATGTAGTGAAAGTTGTGTTTCTTGAGAAAATCACATGTTCTGTCTGCAACTTGATTCTCGTTTTCTGTCAATGTTCCGCAGGAAATCGATTTGACGAGCAGGCTGGAGTTACGGTTGCAAAATCACTGGCGAAAAATGTTGGCCTTCAAGAGGTTTACTTAGGGGATAATCCCCTGAAATCAGCCGGAGGATTAGCTCTCATTCACGCTCTAATTCCGGAGCAATCTCCAAAGACTCAGCTACGCCACGTTGACTTGAAGAACATCTGGGTCAACAAAACCGTTTTGCCAGACTTGGAGAACATTCGAACCAATCGGTCCTGGCTTCGGATAAAATTGGGTGGAATATTTAGTAATCACAAGCTTGTCGGGCCCgacgagaagaaaattttctttaaacgtGCAATATTCGAGGGAATGAaaccgaagaagaagaaacagcGGAAGGATTTTGGACACTTTATTTTATCGCTGGAAGACAAACTTAACAGCAGAGGTAGAGTGACTTTGGTGACATTTATACAGCCGCATGGAGTTTATTCCACTTTGCTGTTCGAAATATACGCCGGATTATGCTGTTCTAAAATTACATTTACAGACAATTTCAAAGAATTGGTCAAAGcctttaaaataaaattatccgAAACCCTAATCCATGCGCTCATGACTGCGTTTCCTGGAGCAAACAGAAAAGTAGATCAGGCAGCGATGAAGGCCCTTTACCTTCAGCAGTATCCCGATACAACCGCGCCTCCACCCCCGGTGcctaaaaaaaagaaggggaAGCAGGAAAAGCTAGGTAGAAAAAAACAGGAAGAACAAGTCGACGACGTACCTCAGGAGAGTAAAAGTACATCTAAAAAGGCTAAGGTAAAGTCGGCAAAGACGGTGAAATTATTCGTCTCGAATTCTGGCACGGAAGGAGAGACCGATGAGtttgaagatgaagaagaataCGGAGACAGATAGGTATGGTGGTCTAATATCTGCATTAATtcgtagaaaaatgaaaaataaccaaCAATATTTGATTATAGCCAATATCTAAGTCTCGGCACTAATTGACAACTGAAAAATCGAGACTGTTTATTTGTTGTGGTGAAACTAGACGGTGGAATCATGGTGCAGGGAGATCATATCCTCGGTATTTCgtgtaatattttctttgtcGCAAACTTTATGTTAGAATATCAGAGACCAGGGATTTGCATAAATTTCACTAGGTGGTGCCTAAGATGATCTCATTGTCATGTTGCCCATCGATAAGTTAATATTGGCGATTTACTCGGTAGAACAAGTTTTGATCCCAAAATCAATCCGCGGCCGTTTTCTGCTTTATATCTAGATTATAGCAACTGTAAAAGTGAATAGAAGCAAGATATTTATATCAATTAATATCCAGAAATACtgcaattttacttttatcaacttttATCAACTTTTGAATGCGGTGTTCTGGCTATTATAAGGAAACGAAAATTCGTCGTTGTAATATCAATTCCATTCAAGTAAAGTGAACgcacgtgtgtatatatgataacgagaaagaatctttgcagtaaaaaattgtaagtattattatttaaatcgaattaATACATGGAATAATTGGAATAGTGTAAGCATAATACAAAAGCTAGCAGTGTTATGCCTAGTCAGTCCATACTAAGACTAAGCCTATAAACGTAAAAATCGATCTTGCGTATATTGCGTACCTCTAATTTATACAGTTTTGTGGAGAGCTTGTAAAAAACGTACTTACAGATAATTATAACAGTGATGTTCAAACGAACAGCCCTCCAAAATTGATTGCAatcgtaaaataataaaaggtCGAGCATGAAATGGCTGTATGTttggtaacaaaaaaaatcttataaacATATCATCCATTTTTGATAGATATACTTATTAAGCCATATCAGAGATCAATTAATGTATCGTAATAATATTACAAAGTACAAacggaaaaattttgcaattccgttatatttttcttgttctctTCGACTAATTGTTTCAGCCGGTGAATTTTTCAGCagaatatatgaaaaaatttgctcaCAATAAA includes the following:
- the LOC124293034 gene encoding uncharacterized protein LOC124293034 produces the protein MEEPQQVPGALEDLMLYDQCEWQVWGEEEEEEEEQVEEYEFEYEDEDAEVAKDIEDTSPQDSVSDFGTDQGSKKSQQTSSVETIITQEDEIQNASLHSNSSSRSSSSLMSSGISDSDIKLLRLFNVFPIPDDPGNVQAFWILYDPVPTYTNDGIQRFADMMKSLNLRPIACMYDLLRSEVVNLRYYGLDPRAVKAICQSVYNNTSVQSLHLKDNWLTREACGHLNNLLLETEILSHVNLSGCRIGCEGIKCMLRGLTENWSLLELDLSNCQLKDEGFNLLAPVIEINQLLHTLNLSDNQLGTECAHTLQAMLAHNTHLLHLDLSWNGLFTKEVSNGLFKGLVENQTLLSLNLSWNALGKEAVASLGTFLQQNQTLVSLDMSGNRFDEQAGVTVAKSLAKNVGLQEVYLGDNPLKSAGGLALIHALIPEQSPKTQLRHVDLKNIWVNKTVLPDLENIRTNRSWLRIKLGGIFSNHKLVGPDEKKIFFKRAIFEGMKPKKKKQRKDFGHFILSLEDKLNSRDNFKELVKAFKIKLSETLIHALMTAFPGANRKVDQAAMKALYLQQYPDTTAPPPPVPKKKKGKQEKLGRKKQEEQVDDVPQESKSTSKKAKVKSAKTVKLFVSNSGTEGETDEFEDEEEYGDR